ATGTCAGCAGCGCCTTCTTTAGATCCCCCACATAGGAACCTTAACATAGGAAGGGATCCTGTGCGTTGGGCATATAGAGATCCTGCAAGAGTTTGGTGATCTACACTACCGTTAACATTATCTTCATCTTTACCAAACAGTTGGGAGAATGCTACGCTGAAGACATTTCCTCTTTGTGTTTTTGTGTTAGCTCCAATAGCATAACCAGCATTATCATGCCCAAAACCACGAACGGTTATAGAATTATCGACATGTAGGAAGTTTTTAATTCCCACGGCCCAAAATCCTTTAGGACATGGAGAATTTACAGCTAGAGATTCTACAGTTCTTTCTAAATTGCGAATATCTGTGAAATTTCCCCATAGGGTGTTGGGAACTAAAGAAGTTGTAATTTCCTGAGCTCCTCCAAAAGGAATGTATCCTGTAGGTTTCCAATAAACTGTTGCTGTTTTGCTTCCTAAAACAGTGACTCCTCCTGATGTAGACCCTGGAGTTGTTTTCCAATCCATACTCCACTCTCCTTGATAACCACGGTGAGCACTAAGATTTTTTCTAACAACTTTTGGAACATCTACTAAAACGACCTTTGTAATATCTTTAGCAGAGAGTTTTAAAACTTCCTGCTTTATATTATCGGCAAGAGCAGGATTATCATAAAATGTCTCCTGATCTGCTAGAATTCCTAAAGGTCCTTTAAGAGTTACAGAATTTGCAGCTCCAGAAGAGGAAATCTCCGCAGCTGAAGGTTTTGAAAAATTATCAAGGCGGAGCCAAAGCTCTTTAATATCGGTATTTTCGCTTGTTTTTATGCTTGACGTTTGATCAAGGATAACTTTAGACCCTGCAGTTTGCGTTAGGGATTTAGCTTCTAGGTGAGCTCCTTTTTCTAAAACTAGGGATCCTGCTGATAGCGTAATAGGCTGCGTGAATTTCGAAACATGACGCATTCTTTTTTTAGGACTATTTATATATCTTCCTGAAAAGATAATAGATCCTAAGAATGTTTCTCCTCCTACAGTTTTGTTAATTTCTAAGTTATCAGCTGCTACTCCCTCGACAATTACAGGATCGTAAAAAACAACAGCTTGGGATTCCTTAGCTTGTAATTTTGAAAATTTACCGTTTGTAGCGACGTGAATAGCGTTATTTACTCTAACTCCTCCGTCAACGATAGTATTTCCCTTAAAGATAATATTACCTTTTTCAGCAGATAAGCTAACTTCTCCAGATCCTGTTATGGAAATAGCCCCGCCTTTTTGTGTAGCATGGTTATTTTCAAATAACGTAGTTCCTCCAGAAGTCAGAACAAGCTTATCAGCATGAATAGCCCCTCCGGTAGTGGCAGAAGAGTTCCCCCTAAAGATCATCGAAGCATTTTTTTCAAGAGTTAGCGTTGCTGCTGTTGCTCCTGTTTTTGTGCAGAAAATAGCTCCCCCTGCGGCTGCAGAGTGGTTACTATTAAATAGTAACTCTTTATTTTCTTTGATAGTTGTTGTCGCTACGGAATAGACAGCGCCATTTCCCGTGGTGAATTTTGGAGCAGAAATAAACGCTAAGGTACTAAATCCTGATAGTGTTAATGCCTTCCCATCGGTAATTGCGCTGATGGCAGCACCTTGTGCTGTAGTGTTGACATCTTCAAAAATCAAGGAGAAGTTTGCACCGGTAAATGTAGTTGCTCCTACGCTATTTTTAAAACAGCTGGTATTTGCTGTGTTTGTAGATTTTACATGTTTGATAGTCACATCTGCAGTGAGAGTGTAGTTATTCCCCCCTCCTGTAGTTGCGTTTTTAACAGTAAATTGTCCATTTCCTGTAGAACCATCAAAGCTAGTAGATGAATCAAGATCAGTAGCATTTGCATAATTGTGAAATGCTATAGATGCAGTAAAAGATGATAAGATTAGAAACCCGTATAGGGAGTTTTTCATAATGTATGCCCTGTTTTGTTATAAAAAAATATTTTTTTGATATGGGCGAAACATTAGAGTTTCCCCCATACCAAAAAACAAGTTAGCTTGGTATTCGGATGTTTAGAATAAGCACCTCCCCAATGGGGACTGTGCTTATTTTAAAATAGCACCTTACTACCAAGATCTAAGTTGTAGCTATACGATGAACTTCGTCGTTCTACGGTTCCTTGAGCGAAGATATTAATGTGTGATGTGAGGACGAGGTTTCCTGATCCTTGAAACAACGCACCTTGTCTTGGGAGATTTGTTGCTGTTGTTGTCCAGGGGAGTAAACCTCCAGAGAGTAATGAAGTCACACTTTTAGGATTGCGACGATAGACATCGGCAATATACATCCCGGTAAATTCATAAGAGAGATGATGTAGAGATTGTCCTTGGATTTTTAAACCAATGGGTAAGGAAAGGTTTTTTAAAGAACTATTGCTAAAGGCGCGGCGTTTTAGCCCTTCCTCTTGAAATTGTGCTTGCTGAGCATGAAGCCAATGTAGCTTTATGAAAGGAGAGAGAGTTTGGAAAAATGAGTGGGAAGCATCTAAAGCAAAGGATAAAGAGCTACCAACCTGTGCGGAATAACCATAGGTATCCCATACACTTGTTGTTTTCGTTTTGTCGGAATACTTTACCTTCATATGATTTTTGTTAAAGCTGTAGCTTACCAAAGCATCAAAGTTAATAGGGAAATCCCTAGGAACTTGTAATAAGATTTTAGGTCTGAAAGTAGATGTTCCCGCAAGAAAACGCATAATGGGAAGGAGACGTCTAGAATGCCGAGCATACATAGATCCTGAAAAGAATTTATCACGAGCTTTTGCACGAGCAAAATCTCTAGAATTTCCAAATTGCTGACATAGACTTACGCCGAGAATATCCTCTTTAGGAGTGAGGATTTGTCCTCCTAGGACATATCCACAGCTTTGATGGCAAAAGCCATGATTTTGTTTGGAAGCATATTTCCTAGAAAAATTAGAAATTGCCCCTGACCAAATTCCTGTAGGGGAGGATTGCGCTGTTGTTTCTATAGCTTGCTGAGAAAATCGCGTATCTAAAAAGAGGTTCCATAAGCTGTTAGGAACTAATGATGTTGTAAATTCTCCGGTCCCTCCAGAAAAAGGAATGTACCCTGAGGGTTTCCAAGATAATACCATCTTCTTTTTCGGACTAACATGTCCTTCAGGATCTATTTCTTCAGACCAGGAAGTTTTCCATTCTCCCTGATAACCACGATGGTTATCCATATTGGAATTAGGCATTTCAAAAGTGTTATCGATCACAACATTATCTAAATGTTTGCAGCTAATAGTTAGATGATCAAAAGAGATTTCCTTAGCTAGGGCCTCCTGATTGAAAAATATTTCATCAGGAACCTCAAGAGTGATAGGACCTTGAAGATCAACACGCGCAGTGTCTGCAGTTGCGGAGAGTAGCGCGGGAGGTTCTTGTACGCTTGTAAGCTTTAAAACTAGATTTTTGATATTGAGGTTATTAGTAGTTTGTACTGTTGTTCCCTCTCCAAGAAGCAATATAGAAGCTCGCGATTGATCAAAAGATTTTGCAAGGAAAGTTACGCCGTCTTTTAATATTAAACTTCCATCTGCTAAGGCAAGATCTTGAGGAAACACGGACATCTTGGATAGGGGAGATGTTGTATAATAGTTGTCAGAAGAAAATACTATAGTTCCATTATATCTAGCAGCTCCATCGCTAGCGTTAATTACGAGCTTTTCGTTTGCATTTCCTTCGGATGTAATAGGATCGCAGAATTCTATAGTGTAGTCTTCACGAGCACGTAATTGAAGAAACTTTGCATTATTTTCCAAGTGGATAGAGCTTCTAATGCTATTTTTATTATTAGCAGGGTCAGAGCGTAGATTTCTTTGAAATGTCAGGTTTCCGCCATCTGCAGATAAGCTGATATTTCCATTAGGGCCAATAGCAATGGCCCCGCCCATACTTTCGGTAACGTTGCCCTGAAATAGGGTGGCTCCTCCCGTGGATAGTACTAAATTATCAGCGTAAATAGCTCCACCTGATGATTTTGATAAGTTGCTAACGCAGTGTATCTGATTATTACCCGTTAGTGTTAGTGTTGGAGCTGTTGCTCCTCCTGCACTTTTCGTGCAGTAGATAACAGCGCCTTTCTCAGTAGTTTTATTAAATCCGAAGCTTATATCTCTGCAGTTTTCGATAGTTACTGAGCTATTAGAATAAACAGCACCTTTCCCAGTTGCCACTAAAGGAGAGGCATAAAGAATTAAGTATAGAGAAGAAAATGTCAGAGTTTTGCCATCCGCTGTTGAGCTAACAGCAACACCTTGAGCAGTAGATGTAATATTCTGGAAAAAGAGTCTTTGATTGTTAGTACTAGTAAACGTAAGATCCCCAGCAGTATTTGAAAAACAGCTAGTATCGGCTTTATTAAACTGTGTTACTTGTGTTAAGAAGTAGGGTTGAGTTACTTGATAGATTGTACCATCGGCGTTACTAGTTTCTTTCACATTCAAAGTTTTACTGGGTGCGCCGTTGAATCCTGTTCCGAGGTTTACAGTATCAGCATCTGCAAGAAGATCGGTAGTTAAGGATAAGGCAAAAGAGGAAAACAGCAAAACTCCATATATAGAGTTTTTCATGAGTATTTCCTGCGTATTTTGCGGCTTTACATGCCATAGGGGAAATCTGAAAATAAAGCAAGAGTTGCTATTTCAGAAAGAGGCGCTGTAAGGGAGATTCCCTGATTTTATAAGCAGGGAATCTAAAAAAGTTAAAAACGTATTCTCCCACCAAAATTTAAATTATAGCTATAAGAATCTTCACGAAGTTCAAATCCTCCGTTACCAAACAAGCCAATTTGTTTGAAATGGGTGAAGTTACTCAAAGCCTGTAAAGAAAAGGCATGCCGTGCTAAATCATTAGCAGTTGTTTCCCAAGAGCTTCCCGTAGAAACCAAAGTTGCTAGACATTGGGGATTGCTTCTATAAACATCAGGAATATAGGCAACCATAAGCGAAAAGGTGTCTTTGTTACTGCGACTTGCTGTTTCAAACTTCACACCTATAGGAAGAGAAAGATTGGCAAGATGGCTACTTTCAAAAGAGCGTCCCTCACTTGTAGGCTCCTGAAAACTATCTTGCTCTCCATAAATCATCTGTACCTTAAGAAAAGGAACGCACTTTTCAAAGAGATAAGGAAACTTCATAGGGAAACTCGTAGAGATTTCTCCTGCATAACAGTTGCTTCCCCAGCAACCTTTGACCTCAGGATATACCACTCCCCTAGGGGAATATAACTGAGAATACCGCGTTGTCATATCATTTTCACCATGACAGTAACTACAGAGTAAATTCAAAATTACGGGAACCTTCGATAAGAAACCCGAGCTATTTATCCTATGCTCAAAGAATAAAGATCCCGCATAAACATGAGAGCGAGTTTTAGAAACTAGATAATCCTTATCTCTATTAAATAATTGGCAAAAACCTAAGGAAAATAGGTTTTCCCTAGGGGTATGTATACTCGCACCTACGGCATAACCCACACCCACATGGCAATATTTTTTATTTAACGAAGTTTTTTTCTTATGCAGACAATCAGTAATTGCCGATCCCCATAGGCCTTTTTGATACTCAACACTTCTTGCGCTAAGCTCTACTAATTGATGTAAAGCGCGGATATCTGTGAAACTTCCCCATAATGCATTAGGAACTAACAGAGCTTGACGCTCAGGATTAGGAGAATAACCCGTCTCCGTCCAAGAAAATGTTGCTAATTGCTGGGTGGTTCCTGTTCCTTGATTCCAGTTCATTGTCCAATATCCCTGGGAACCATAATGCTCATCTGGAAGTATTGGAGAAGTTATAGAAGCCGGTACCGTAGGAGTTGTTCCCGAAGGGGCTTCTATAACTAAAGCTGATGAAAAATCATGACTCTTAGAAAAAATAGGAAACTCATAGCTATTGCCATCAGCAGAAATTAACTGAACAGAAGAGACTGTAATATTTTGACCCGTTGTTTGAGAAGAGACCTTGGCAGATGCTAAAGGCATAGCTCCTAAAGGAGAGATATTCACAGATAAATCTGTTAGAGTGATTGCTCCACCATTTGTAGAAGGGGTTTGTAACGTGGTGCCCACATCCATAACAACAGAGGATCCCGAAGTTTGCGTGAAAGATTGTGCTTCTAAAGTTACCCCATCTTTAAGAATTAAAGATCCTGAATTTAAAGAGACCTTTTGATTAAGCGTAGATTTAAGATTTGCAGCTACTGCTTTTTCTTGTTCGCTAAGGCGCTCTCCAGAAAAGACTATTTTCCCAGAATAAGTGGATGTTCCCACAGTTGAATTTATTGTTAGATCAGGAGTAGCTGTTCCTGATGAGGTCACAGGATCATAAAAGAAAATACCCATTCCCTCTTTAGCAGAGAGTGTTGAGAACTTCCCATTATTTCCCAGGTCTATAGCATTTCTTACTGCTGATCCAGGATTTCCAGAGGTGATAATGGTATTACCATCAAACATAATATTGCCAATATCTGCTGTTAGGCTACACTCGCCACCATCTAAATAAATCGCTCCACCTTTAGGAGCTGCATTAGTTACAGAGTTATTGGCAAATAACGTAGGGCCCCCAGAAGTAATAGTTAACTTCTTAGAATAAATAGCTCCGCCACTAACTTTAGAGCTGTTTTTTAAAAAGAAAAACTGCTGGTTATTTTCTAACTTTAAATCAGGATCTGGCACAGCTGTGCCGTTACTACAGTAAATCGCTCCTCCTGAAGAATCCGTAGTTCCCGTTGTGGTGTTTTCTATAAATAACACTCTATTGTTATTAGAGATCGTCGTGGTGGAGTTAGAATGAATAGCTCCGCCATGTTTTTTTGAGGAGTTTTCTGCAAAGATAATTCCTCCGAAGTTATTTTCTATAGCATTTACTCCACTAGATTCTATGGCTCCGCCATTTTCTGTAGAGGTGTTTGCTATAAACTTCGCAGACATTGACGTTCCTTTTAGTGAAAATCCCTTCGAGGTAATAGCTCCGCCAGCTGCTGAAGAGCTGTTTTTTTGAAAAAGAATCATCGCATTCTTATCAAAGAGCGCAGTGCCTCCCGATTTTATAGCTCCTTGAGCAGTTGTTCCTAAAGAAGAGGAAAAACAAGAAAATATAGAAAATCCCGATACTGATAAGTTTTTATCAGCGGTTACCTCGATAGCTCCAGGTTTACTTGTTGCGGTGATGTTATCAAAAGAGAGAGAGTGGCCATTGCCTACAAAAAATAAGTCCCCAGTAGTTTGTGTGAAACAGCTTGCTACTAGGGGAGTATCTTTCCCAGCGTAAGAAATACTAATATTGTCAAGGCATGTATATTGTGTTCCTGCAGCGTCGGATGTTGATTTAGGAGTAAAAGGTGTTGTTGCCGTATTGCCATTATAACTATCCGATGAAGAAAGAAATTGTTCCGTGGGTGCTGCTAAAATTAAAGGAGTTGAGGTTAGCAACCCTGAGGGTATTAAAAGCCAATAGACAGGACGTTTCATATTTTTGCGTTTTATTTACGTTAAGATTGCTCTAAACGATCACAAAAAATGATTAAAAGTTAAAGGGTTTAGAATTGTGTGTGAGGGGGAATAGGGGAAATCCTGCCCTTTGCAGGGCAGGATAGCAAAATTAAAATGCAATCTTAGTTCCAAGATCAACATTGTAATTTCTTGAAGAACTTCGTAGTTCGAAAGCAAATTGGCCGAACATCTCAAAAGAGGGTGTCAACTTAATATGATTTCCAGCACGAATAGCAAGAGCATGTCTATCAAGATCTGTTGCTGTTGTTTCCCAAGAAACATCACTGATAGCCAAAGTTGTTAAACAGCTAGGATTATGACGATACACATCAGGTGTATACATGAGTGTAAGATCATAAGCTGATTTTTCTTCTTGGCAGATCTTTTCAAATTTCAAGCCAATAGGCACAGAAACATTTATAAGATCACAGCTCTCAAAAGTACGACCTTCTGTTGTAGGTTCTTTAAACTCTTCTAAGTGAGCATAAACAACTTGCAATTTTGCAAAAGGAGTACAGTTGCTAATAAGGGAAGTACTACGTACAGGAAAAGGCACGCTACTAGATAATGCTGCTGCAACAGTATCATTACCCCAAGTAGCTTTAACACGAGGATAGTCCGTGTAGTCCGTTTTCATATTGTTATTTGCATGGCTGTAAGTAAGCTGGGCATCAAATAGTATAGGAATTTCCTTAGAGAATTCTGAACAACATGTTTGAGGACCCTTGAATAAACGTAAAAAGTTATCCAAGATGCCTACATGCTGGTAATATAAAGATCCTGCGTAGATATCCGAAGCATTTTTCGCTACTAAGTAATCCTTATCTTTCCCAAATAGCTGACAGAAAGCTACGCTAAGAGAGTTATCGCAAGAAGTATTTGCTGTAGCTCCCAAAGCATATCCCGCACTAATATGACGGAATTTGCGATTTGTTGTTCGATCTTGATGGAAGAAATTAGAAATTCCCGATACCCAAAGACCACGACCACTATCTAACATGCTATCAACACTGCGTTCCATTACCTCTTGAATAGAACGTACATCTACAAAAGATCCCCAAAGAGTATTTAATACTAAAGGAGCCTGACGTTCAGGATTTGGCTTGTATCCTGTTTTCTTCCAAGTAAAAATTGCTGTGCTTGTTTTTGGATCAGAAGTTGTATCCTTTGCCCAAGAAATGCTCCAGTTCCCTTGATACCCATAATGAGCTTCAGGAGTAGGAACTTCACTAGGGACATCTGTTAATGTTACAGCACCTTTTGCAGAGAGCCTTATGCCTTCATAAACTAGAGTGCGGTCTAACTTATGTTCTTCATAAAATTTCCCAGAAGCATCAATAACTTGAATCGGACCCGATAAAGTTAGATTTTTCGCATTAGCATCAGCAGCAATTTCAGCAAGCGTGTTCCCATCTAAAGAACCGGGAGTAATAGCTAAACCTGTAAGAGTAACATCTTCAGTTTTTGCATGAAGCTTTGTCCCCGCATCAACAAGAATTATAGATCCCGCTGTTTGGGAAATCGTTTTTGCTTCTACATCCACACCTCTTCTTAAAACAAGCTGACCAGCTGCTAAAGCAATAGGCTGTGAAAATACTGTTTTTAAATTATCAGCGTCAGCAGCTTGATCTTCAGTAAGCTTCTCCCCAGAAAAGATAATTCTTCCTGTATAAGCTTTATCACCCTCAGCTTTATTTAAAGTGAGAAGATCAGCGCAAGCTCCTTCGCATGTAATAGGATCATAGAAAAATATAGACTGTTTATCAGCAGCACGTAAGTTTAAAAACTTACCGTTATTTCCTATGTTAATGGCATTTGCTTTTACAGTAGCGTTGTTTGCTGTCGCTATCGAGTTTTGTTCAAAAGTAATGTTACCAAGCTCTGCAGTTATACTACATTCTCCGCTACCGGAAATTTGAATAGCTCCGCCTTTAGGCGCAGCATTGGTAGCCTTGTTTTTTATAAAGAGTGTAGGTCCTCCAGAAGATAAGATAAACTTATCAGAACAAATAGCTCCCCCGTTTGCTGAAGAAGTGTTTTCTTTAAAAAGCAAAGCTTTGTTATCAGTTAAGGTAAGGGTCGGTGTCGTACCTGTTTTGCTACAATGGATAGCTCCGCCGCAACCATCGTTTGCTCCAGAAACTCTATTGTTTTTGA
This window of the Chlamydia sp. BM-2023 genome carries:
- a CDS encoding polymorphic outer membrane protein middle domain-containing protein, whose protein sequence is MKRPVYWLLIPSGLLTSTPLILAAPTEQFLSSSDSYNGNTATTPFTPKSTSDAAGTQYTCLDNISISYAGKDTPLVASCFTQTTGDLFFVGNGHSLSFDNITATSKPGAIEVTADKNLSVSGFSIFSCFSSSLGTTAQGAIKSGGTALFDKNAMILFQKNSSSAAGGAITSKGFSLKGTSMSAKFIANTSTENGGAIESSGVNAIENNFGGIIFAENSSKKHGGAIHSNSTTTISNNNRVLFIENTTTGTTDSSGGAIYCSNGTAVPDPDLKLENNQQFFFLKNSSKVSGGAIYSKKLTITSGGPTLFANNSVTNAAPKGGAIYLDGGECSLTADIGNIMFDGNTIITSGNPGSAVRNAIDLGNNGKFSTLSAKEGMGIFFYDPVTSSGTATPDLTINSTVGTSTYSGKIVFSGERLSEQEKAVAANLKSTLNQKVSLNSGSLILKDGVTLEAQSFTQTSGSSVVMDVGTTLQTPSTNGGAITLTDLSVNISPLGAMPLASAKVSSQTTGQNITVSSVQLISADGNSYEFPIFSKSHDFSSALVIEAPSGTTPTVPASITSPILPDEHYGSQGYWTMNWNQGTGTTQQLATFSWTETGYSPNPERQALLVPNALWGSFTDIRALHQLVELSARSVEYQKGLWGSAITDCLHKKKTSLNKKYCHVGVGYAVGASIHTPRENLFSLGFCQLFNRDKDYLVSKTRSHVYAGSLFFEHRINSSGFLSKVPVILNLLCSYCHGENDMTTRYSQLYSPRGVVYPEVKGCWGSNCYAGEISTSFPMKFPYLFEKCVPFLKVQMIYGEQDSFQEPTSEGRSFESSHLANLSLPIGVKFETASRSNKDTFSLMVAYIPDVYRSNPQCLATLVSTGSSWETTANDLARHAFSLQALSNFTHFKQIGLFGNGGFELREDSYSYNLNFGGRIRF
- a CDS encoding polymorphic outer membrane protein middle domain-containing protein, which gives rise to MRPSLYKILISSTLTIPLSFCFSHLYAETPLTQESILDANGVFSSQSTDTAGGTVYSLQSDISIMDVGQVAALNAAAFVQTVDNLTFNGNNYSFSLQNVNSGANVTGINVSAADKILTLSDFSSLSFRLCPPDTVATGKGAMKSGGALNLTNNANVLFDQNFSAEDGGAIACKAFTLTGSSKTINFTTNKSAKKGGAIAATGVANLSDNQGTIEFSNNAATNAGGAVLSEASMTIARNGIVVFKNNRVSGANDGCGGAIHCSKTGTTPTLTLTDNKALLFKENTSSANGGAICSDKFILSSGGPTLFIKNKATNAAPKGGAIQISGSGECSITAELGNITFEQNSIATANNATVKANAINIGNNGKFLNLRAADKQSIFFYDPITCEGACADLLTLNKAEGDKAYTGRIIFSGEKLTEDQAADADNLKTVFSQPIALAAGQLVLRRGVDVEAKTISQTAGSIILVDAGTKLHAKTEDVTLTGLAITPGSLDGNTLAEIAADANAKNLTLSGPIQVIDASGKFYEEHKLDRTLVYEGIRLSAKGAVTLTDVPSEVPTPEAHYGYQGNWSISWAKDTTSDPKTSTAIFTWKKTGYKPNPERQAPLVLNTLWGSFVDVRSIQEVMERSVDSMLDSGRGLWVSGISNFFHQDRTTNRKFRHISAGYALGATANTSCDNSLSVAFCQLFGKDKDYLVAKNASDIYAGSLYYQHVGILDNFLRLFKGPQTCCSEFSKEIPILFDAQLTYSHANNNMKTDYTDYPRVKATWGNDTVAAALSSSVPFPVRSTSLISNCTPFAKLQVVYAHLEEFKEPTTEGRTFESCDLINVSVPIGLKFEKICQEEKSAYDLTLMYTPDVYRHNPSCLTTLAISDVSWETTATDLDRHALAIRAGNHIKLTPSFEMFGQFAFELRSSSRNYNVDLGTKIAF
- a CDS encoding polymorphic outer membrane protein middle domain-containing protein: MKNSIYGVLLFSSFALSLTTDLLADADTVNLGTGFNGAPSKTLNVKETSNADGTIYQVTQPYFLTQVTQFNKADTSCFSNTAGDLTFTSTNNQRLFFQNITSTAQGVAVSSTADGKTLTFSSLYLILYASPLVATGKGAVYSNSSVTIENCRDISFGFNKTTEKGAVIYCTKSAGGATAPTLTLTGNNQIHCVSNLSKSSGGAIYADNLVLSTGGATLFQGNVTESMGGAIAIGPNGNISLSADGGNLTFQRNLRSDPANNKNSIRSSIHLENNAKFLQLRAREDYTIEFCDPITSEGNANEKLVINASDGAARYNGTIVFSSDNYYTTSPLSKMSVFPQDLALADGSLILKDGVTFLAKSFDQSRASILLLGEGTTVQTTNNLNIKNLVLKLTSVQEPPALLSATADTARVDLQGPITLEVPDEIFFNQEALAKEISFDHLTISCKHLDNVVIDNTFEMPNSNMDNHRGYQGEWKTSWSEEIDPEGHVSPKKKMVLSWKPSGYIPFSGGTGEFTTSLVPNSLWNLFLDTRFSQQAIETTAQSSPTGIWSGAISNFSRKYASKQNHGFCHQSCGYVLGGQILTPKEDILGVSLCQQFGNSRDFARAKARDKFFSGSMYARHSRRLLPIMRFLAGTSTFRPKILLQVPRDFPINFDALVSYSFNKNHMKVKYSDKTKTTSVWDTYGYSAQVGSSLSFALDASHSFFQTLSPFIKLHWLHAQQAQFQEEGLKRRAFSNSSLKNLSLPIGLKIQGQSLHHLSYEFTGMYIADVYRRNPKSVTSLLSGGLLPWTTTATNLPRQGALFQGSGNLVLTSHINIFAQGTVERRSSSYSYNLDLGSKVLF
- a CDS encoding polymorphic outer membrane protein middle domain-containing protein, which encodes MKNSLYGFLILSSFTASIAFHNYANATDLDSSTSFDGSTGNGQFTVKNATTGGGNNYTLTADVTIKHVKSTNTANTSCFKNSVGATTFTGANFSLIFEDVNTTAQGAAISAITDGKALTLSGFSTLAFISAPKFTTGNGAVYSVATTTIKENKELLFNSNHSAAAGGAIFCTKTGATAATLTLEKNASMIFRGNSSATTGGAIHADKLVLTSGGTTLFENNHATQKGGAISITGSGEVSLSAEKGNIIFKGNTIVDGGVRVNNAIHVATNGKFSKLQAKESQAVVFYDPVIVEGVAADNLEINKTVGGETFLGSIIFSGRYINSPKKRMRHVSKFTQPITLSAGSLVLEKGAHLEAKSLTQTAGSKVILDQTSSIKTSENTDIKELWLRLDNFSKPSAAEISSSGAANSVTLKGPLGILADQETFYDNPALADNIKQEVLKLSAKDITKVVLVDVPKVVRKNLSAHRGYQGEWSMDWKTTPGSTSGGVTVLGSKTATVYWKPTGYIPFGGAQEITTSLVPNTLWGNFTDIRNLERTVESLAVNSPCPKGFWAVGIKNFLHVDNSITVRGFGHDNAGYAIGANTKTQRGNVFSVAFSQLFGKDEDNVNGSVDHQTLAGSLYAQRTGSLPMLRFLCGGSKEGAADIPNVPNKIPVIMNAQVSYSHTDNSLKILHTDKTKTTGSWSNYTLASELGTTFVCTPMKNSFLLKHVSPFIKLQGVYSEQKKFSEKGLRRCLFSSTYLANLAVPMGIKLNGTCPNKVLAYDLSAMYIQDVFRINPESMTLFLIGGLAPWTTEATNLATKAIAVQGSGRFFVRPHLELFAEGNCEFRSSSHSYNYDFGAKLQF